The genomic DNA GAATTTACAGAAGCTTTTGTAATACTAATAATTGTAACAGTAAATGCAGTTATTGGAATTGTTCAAGAGAAAAAAGCAGAATCATCATTAGAAGCATTAAAAAATATGAATTCACCTACAGCTCGTGTTATGCGTGATGGTGAAGAAAATGTTATTCCAGCAAGTAATCTTGTAGTAGGAGATATTGTTTTTTTAGAAGATGGAGCTATGGTTCCAGCAGACCTTCGTTTAATAGAAACATCAAGTTTAAAAATTCAAGAGGCTTCTTTAACAGGAGAATCTGTTCCATCAGAAAAAGATGCAGATACAATCTTACCTAAAGAATGTGTATTAGGAGACCGTAGCAATATGGCGTATACATCTTCAATAGTCACATATGGTAGAGGTGTAGGTGTTGTAGTAGCAACTGGTATGGATACAGAAGTGGGTAACATAGCACATCTTTTAGATTCACAAGATGATTTTGATACTCCTATAAAACGTAAACTTAATACTGTTGGAAAGACATTAAGTGTCATAGGTATTATTGTATGCGTTGTTATATTTGCAATAGGTGCATTTTATCAGAGACCTCTCTTGCCAATGTTTATGATTGCAATTTCCCTTGCCATATCAATTATTCCAGAGGGATTACCTGCAACAGCTACTATTGTAATGGCTTTAGGCGTACAGCGTATGGCTAAAAGAAATGCTTTAATTAGAAAATTACCTGCTGTTGAAACATTAGGAGGAGCTACAGTAATATGTTGTGATAAAACTGGTACATTAACCTTAAATAAAATGACTGTTACACATATTGCTGTCAATGGAGATTTTGAATCTGGAAAAGTGACATCAATAGATACTGCATCTGAAAAACATCCATTAGTGTATAAAGAGATTGTTTATGCTGGTGCACTTTGTAATGATGCATGTATTAATCCAGATAAAACAGATGAAATATTAGGTGACCCAACAGAGGGCGCATTAATTTTTATGGCCAAAAAATTTGGAATAGATCAAGAAGCTCTTGAAGAAGAATATCCACGTGTATTTGAACAGCCTTTTGATTCAGATAGAAAATGTATGACAACTGTTCATAATATAGATGAAAAGATTATTGCTTATACTAAAGGAGCAGTAGACGAAATTCTTGACCTATGTACTAAAATATTAACTTCAAAAGGTGAAAGAAACATTACCGAAGTGGATAAAAAGAATATACACGAATTATGTCTTAACATGTCTAAAGATGCATTGCGTGTACTTGGTTTTGCTAAGCGTGAGATTTCATCTATACCAAAAGAAGATAGTGAAAATATAGAATATGATTTAACATTTATAGGTATGGTTGGTATGATTGACCCACCAAGAACTGAGGTAATTGATGCAGTAAGTACTTGTAAAGAAGCAGGTATAAGAACCATAATGATAACAGGTGACCATAAAGTTACTGCCACAACAATCGCTCATGAGTTAGGAATATGGAGTGAAGAAAATACTGTGATATCTGGTGATGAACTTGATAATTTGAGTGATGATGAACTAGATGAAGCTGTTAAAAATACTACAGTATTTGCTCGTGTATCCCCATTTGATAAACTTAGAATTATACAATCTCTAAAAAGAATTGGAGAAGTACCAGCAATGACTGGGGATGGTGTAAATGACTCTCCTGCCTTAAAGTCTGCTGATATTGGTATAGCCATGGGTATAAGTGGTACAGATGTTGCAAAAGATTCTTCTGACATGATTTTAATGGACGATAGTTTTACAACAATTGCTTATGCAATAAAAGAAGGTAGACGTGTATATAGAAACATACAAAAAGTTATACAATTTTTGCTTGTTGGTAATATAGCAGAGATACTTACGTTGTTTGTAGCAATATTATTAAATTGGGATACTCCGCTTCTTGCTGTTCATATTCTATGGGTAAACCTTGCAACTGCTACGCTTCCAGCCCTTGCTCTTGGAGTTGACCCACCAAGCAGAAATATAATGAAGCACCAGCCAGTGAAATCAACCACTTTGTTTGAAAAAAATCTTATACAAAGAGTTGTTACCCAAGGTATATTTGTGGCAATAATGACTATTTTAGCATATAAAATTGGTCTTAATATAGAAAATCATTCTGTAGGTCAAACAATGGCATTTTGTGTATTAGCATTTTCACAGATGTTACGAGCATTTAGTCAGCGTTCAAATACAGATTCAATGTTTAATAGAAATAATGGTAAAAATCCATTTCTTTTAATCTCATTTTTAACTTCTGCATTTTTAATAGCAGTAATACTATTTGTACCTGTTTTTAGAAATGCTTTTAACTTAACAGTTTTAAATAACTTAGAGTGGCTTATAACGATTGTTTTAGCCATAATGTCTGTAATTCAAGTAGAGGTTGGGAAAATTATTAAAAGAAAAAAATTAAAAAAATAGTTGACAAAATTAGGAAAAATATATAAGATATAAAACATAGAAAAATTAAATAAATCTTATCCAGAGAGGTGGAGGGACTGGCCCTATGAAACCCGGCAACCAGTATATTTATATACATTGGTGCTAAATCCTGCGGCGAAAGCTGAGAGATGAGTATAATTAAGCTTATACAGAGCCTGAGTTATATACTCAGGCTTTATTTATTTTAACTCTCATCTGGTAAATAGTTTAATTTTTTTTACTAAAATCTAAGGGGGATACAAGAATGTATAATAAAGAAACAATATGTGTGCAAGGAAATTATAAACCAGGTAATGGAGAACCAAGAGTACTACCTTTATATCAAAGTACAACTTTTAAATATAGCAGTATAGACCAACTTGCTGAATTATTTGATTTAAAAGTTGATGGACATATATATTCAAGAATAAGCAATCCTACTATTCAAGCTTTTGAAGAAAAAATAAGTTTACTAGAGGGTGGAGTATCTTCTGTAGCTGTATCATCAGGGCAATCTGCAAATATGTTGGCAGTTTTAAATATATGTAAATCAGGAGATAGTATACTTTGTTCTTCAAAAGTATATGGAGGAACATTCAATTTACTAGGACCTAGTCTTAAAAAATTTGGTATAGATTTAATATCGTTTGACTTAGATTCAAGTGAAGATGAGATAGTAGAACTTGCAAAGGAAAATACTAAGGTTGTGTTTGCAGAAACACTTGCAAATCCAACTCTTGAAGTCATAGATTTTGAAAAAATAGCAAATGTAGCTAAGAGAATTAATGTTCCATTTATTGTTGATAATTCATTAGCATCTCCAGTGCTTTGTAACCCTTTAAAGTATGGAGCAAATATAGTTACTCATTCTACCACAAAATATTTAGATGGGCATGCT from Clostridioides difficile ATCC 9689 = DSM 1296 includes the following:
- a CDS encoding O-acetylhomoserine aminocarboxypropyltransferase/cysteine synthase family protein, with amino-acid sequence MYNKETICVQGNYKPGNGEPRVLPLYQSTTFKYSSIDQLAELFDLKVDGHIYSRISNPTIQAFEEKISLLEGGVSSVAVSSGQSANMLAVLNICKSGDSILCSSKVYGGTFNLLGPSLKKFGIDLISFDLDSSEDEIVELAKENTKVVFAETLANPTLEVIDFEKIANVAKRINVPFIVDNSLASPVLCNPLKYGANIVTHSTTKYLDGHASSVGGIIVDGGNFNWDNGKFPELVEPDPTYHGISYTQKFGNAAYATKARVQLLRDYGNCLSPFNAYLTNLNVETLHLRMERHSENALKIARFLEKHENVDWINYPGLEDNKYYENAKKYLSRGCSGVLSFGVRGGLENAKKFVEKLQIASLVTHVSDVRTCVIHPASTTHRQLTEEQLIASGVLPSLIRLSVGIENVEDLIADLNQALNF